Proteins co-encoded in one Haladaptatus sp. ZSTT2 genomic window:
- a CDS encoding aldo/keto reductase produces MSLPTSDDCPRTDGMPLLGLGTWENEDQAQCAESVKTALEMGYRHIDTAQIYGNEEGVGRGIAQADVSREDIFLATKVWIDELAPEDVKASTEESLHKLGVDYVDLLYVHWPAREYDPEATLAAFEELKAEGKIRRIGVSNFEPEQLETAQEILGDDVFANQVELHPLLPQHDLREYCEAHDIELVAYSPLARGDVFDVPELTAIADDHDASAAQVSLAWLREKGITAIPKATSEAHISDNWQSLDLDLTDAEIAAIDELDQTDRKVDPSFAPW; encoded by the coding sequence ATGTCCCTGCCAACCAGTGACGACTGTCCGCGTACCGACGGCATGCCGCTTCTCGGCCTCGGCACGTGGGAGAACGAAGACCAAGCACAGTGTGCAGAGAGCGTCAAAACCGCCCTCGAAATGGGTTATCGCCACATCGACACCGCCCAGATTTACGGCAACGAGGAGGGCGTTGGCCGCGGTATCGCGCAGGCGGACGTGTCCCGTGAAGACATCTTCCTCGCGACGAAGGTGTGGATTGACGAACTCGCACCCGAAGACGTGAAAGCCTCCACGGAAGAGAGCCTCCACAAACTCGGTGTGGATTACGTAGACCTGCTCTACGTCCACTGGCCCGCCCGCGAATACGACCCAGAAGCGACCTTGGCGGCGTTCGAGGAACTAAAAGCCGAGGGGAAAATTCGCCGTATCGGCGTGAGCAACTTCGAACCCGAACAACTTGAAACTGCCCAAGAAATCCTCGGTGACGACGTGTTCGCCAATCAGGTCGAACTCCACCCGCTGCTCCCCCAACACGACCTACGCGAGTACTGTGAAGCACACGACATCGAACTCGTCGCCTACTCGCCGCTCGCCCGCGGCGACGTTTTTGACGTCCCTGAACTCACCGCGATTGCAGACGATCACGACGCCTCCGCCGCACAGGTCAGTCTTGCGTGGCTGCGCGAGAAGGGGATCACGGCGATTCCGAAGGCGACGAGCGAAGCCCACATCAGCGACAACTGGCAGTCGCTCGACCTCGACCTCACCGACGCAGAAATCGCTGCCATCGACGAGCTCGACCAGACCGACCGAAAGGTCGACCCGTCGTTCGCGCCGTGGTGA
- a CDS encoding geranylgeranyl reductase family protein: MAAERYDIIIVGGGTSGTFAAATAANEGLSVVILERKSREDGGMIACGDAIKGKSTFPDVIDREYLRAESFTNENILKARFENPLTESHLDIPFRAPGAVVDRKRYGEVLLEEAERAGAEIHYDTVVRDVIQNDSGRVTGVTTTRKGNVKNYEAEIVIDAAGSLSLLQDKVDFSNTTFDTKVSYSQFCSAYREVLITKEPVDYHDAIVFKPTEELGYLWYFPRSPTEINVGLGFQMNKPPMKLVEVLKNDIRSRPEFDGAKIKNKLGAALPTRRPYDSATANGYIAVGDAAGHVNPTTGGGIPGAAKAGHWAALEAIDAISEGDVTEANLWNYNQRVMQDFGKRFAAMDIYNIFGGAHDVNELVKVISALPGQQLLDTLGKEGTASMSFGLKVKTALKTIGHWNVLYELYKVQQKANELRSVYDEYPDDPSGFESWRESRDAVMDDVYRITGATPKY, from the coding sequence ATGGCAGCCGAACGCTACGATATTATCATTGTTGGGGGTGGCACCTCCGGGACCTTTGCGGCCGCTACGGCTGCAAACGAGGGTCTCTCCGTCGTTATTCTCGAGCGGAAGTCCAGAGAGGATGGTGGCATGATTGCCTGTGGTGATGCAATCAAGGGGAAAAGTACGTTCCCCGACGTCATCGACCGCGAGTATCTCCGGGCCGAATCGTTCACGAACGAGAACATCCTGAAAGCGCGCTTCGAGAACCCGCTGACCGAGTCGCACTTGGACATCCCGTTCCGGGCACCGGGAGCAGTCGTAGACCGCAAGCGTTACGGCGAGGTGCTGCTCGAAGAAGCAGAGCGCGCCGGTGCAGAGATTCACTACGACACGGTCGTCCGCGATGTCATCCAAAACGACAGCGGGCGGGTCACCGGCGTCACGACGACGCGAAAAGGGAACGTTAAAAACTACGAGGCAGAAATCGTCATTGACGCCGCCGGTTCCCTTTCATTGCTCCAGGACAAAGTCGACTTCTCGAACACTACCTTCGACACCAAGGTGAGCTACTCGCAGTTCTGTTCTGCTTACCGGGAAGTGCTCATCACGAAAGAGCCGGTTGACTACCACGACGCCATCGTGTTCAAGCCAACCGAAGAACTGGGCTACCTCTGGTACTTCCCACGTTCGCCGACGGAAATCAACGTCGGGCTTGGCTTCCAGATGAACAAGCCGCCGATGAAGCTCGTCGAGGTGTTGAAAAACGACATTCGCTCGCGCCCTGAATTCGACGGCGCGAAAATCAAGAACAAGCTCGGTGCGGCGCTGCCGACCCGGCGGCCGTACGATTCTGCGACCGCAAACGGCTACATCGCGGTGGGCGACGCCGCGGGCCACGTCAACCCAACGACGGGCGGCGGCATTCCGGGTGCGGCGAAAGCCGGCCACTGGGCCGCGCTCGAAGCCATCGACGCAATCAGCGAAGGCGACGTGACCGAAGCAAACCTCTGGAACTACAACCAGCGCGTGATGCAGGACTTCGGCAAACGGTTTGCGGCGATGGACATCTACAACATCTTCGGTGGGGCCCACGACGTGAACGAACTCGTGAAGGTCATCAGTGCGCTGCCGGGCCAACAGCTCCTCGACACGCTTGGCAAAGAAGGCACGGCATCGATGAGTTTCGGCCTCAAAGTCAAAACCGCGCTCAAGACCATCGGACACTGGAACGTCCTCTACGAGCTCTATAAGGTCCAACAGAAGGCAAACGAACTGCGGAGCGTGTACGACGAGTACCCAGACGACCCGAGCGGGTTCGAGTCGTGGCGCGAGTCGCGCGACGCCGTGATGGACGACGTGTACCGAATCACGGGCGCGACCCCGAAGTACTGA
- a CDS encoding 2-oxoacid:ferredoxin oxidoreductase subunit beta, which translates to MSSDVRFTDFKSDKQPTWCPGCGDFGTMNGMMKGLAETGNDPDNTFLVAGIGCSGKIGTYMHSYALHGVHGRALPVGIGAKLANPNLEVMVAGGDGDGFSIGAGHFVHAVRRNVNMTYVVMDNRIYGLTKGQASPTSREDFETSTTPDGPMQAPVNPHALALAAGGTFIAQSFSSDALRHVEIIKQAIEHPGFAFVNCYSPCVTFNDVDTYDYFRDSLVDLKEEDHDPTDKDAAKDVIFDSEKEYMGVIYKDENSVPFEERWGISEDMSQIEDKPPEGAMDLVREFY; encoded by the coding sequence ATGAGCTCCGACGTTCGATTCACTGATTTCAAATCCGACAAGCAGCCGACCTGGTGTCCCGGATGCGGTGACTTCGGGACGATGAACGGCATGATGAAAGGCCTCGCCGAAACCGGCAACGACCCGGACAACACGTTCTTGGTCGCCGGGATTGGCTGTTCGGGCAAAATCGGGACGTACATGCACAGCTACGCGCTGCACGGCGTCCACGGTCGCGCCCTCCCCGTTGGCATCGGTGCCAAACTCGCAAACCCGAACCTCGAAGTGATGGTTGCGGGTGGCGACGGTGACGGCTTCTCGATTGGCGCGGGCCACTTCGTCCACGCCGTTCGCCGGAACGTCAACATGACGTACGTCGTGATGGACAACCGCATCTACGGGCTGACGAAGGGACAGGCATCCCCGACCAGCCGTGAGGACTTCGAGACCTCAACGACGCCCGATGGCCCGATGCAGGCCCCGGTCAACCCACACGCGCTCGCGCTCGCTGCGGGTGGCACGTTCATCGCCCAGTCGTTCTCCTCTGACGCACTGCGTCATGTCGAGATCATCAAACAGGCAATCGAGCACCCCGGCTTCGCGTTCGTCAACTGCTACAGTCCGTGTGTCACGTTCAACGACGTGGACACCTACGACTACTTCCGCGACTCGCTCGTGGACCTCAAAGAAGAAGACCACGACCCAACGGACAAAGACGCCGCGAAGGACGTCATCTTCGACTCCGAAAAGGAGTACATGGGCGTCATCTACAAAGACGAGAACTCGGTTCCGTTCGAGGAACGCTGGGGCATCTCAGAGGACATGTCCCAAATCGAGGACAAGCCGCCGGAAGGCGCAATGGACCTCGTCCGCGAGTTCTACTGA
- a CDS encoding 2-oxoacid:acceptor oxidoreductase subunit alpha, whose product MPEDLNWAIGGEAGDGIDSTGKIFAQALSRAGRHVFTSKDFASRIRGGYTAYKIRTSVDRVESVVDRLDILIALTQRTVEENMEELHEGSVIIYDGERTTMKDFEAPDGMIGLNVPLRRLAEEAGGAIMQNIVALGAACEVSEFPIENLDESLEKRFGQKGGSIVENNSKAARAGQEYVRENYDLDLDYELETTDADYVLLNGDEAIGMGAIAAGCRFYAGYPITPATNVMEYMTGRVEQFGGAVVQAEDELSAINMALGAARAGARSMTATSGPGIDLMTETFGLIATSETPLVITNVMRSGPSTGMPTKQEQGDLNQMLYGGHGEIPRFVLTPTSISECFHKTVEAFNLAEKYQTPVYLAADLALAVSEQTFPPEEFDMDKVEIDRGKVVDEESLGEWVNDKQQFKPHALTEDGVSPRAFPGTKGGAHMSTGLEHDELGRRTEDTDMRVEQVDKRNRKVETAIENEDWSPREFGDADSGNLVISWGSNEGAIREAMEFLEEDDVSVRFLSVPYIFPRPDLTEEIAAADDVIVVECNATGQFADLIEHDALRRVKRLNKYNGVRFKADELAAKIKQALSESVEATP is encoded by the coding sequence ATGCCAGAGGACCTGAACTGGGCCATCGGCGGTGAAGCCGGCGATGGAATCGACTCCACTGGGAAGATTTTCGCCCAGGCACTCTCTCGCGCAGGCCGACACGTCTTTACATCCAAAGACTTCGCATCGCGTATTCGTGGTGGCTACACCGCATACAAGATTCGAACCTCGGTCGACCGCGTCGAGAGTGTCGTAGACCGACTCGACATTCTGATTGCACTGACCCAACGCACGGTCGAAGAGAACATGGAAGAGCTCCACGAGGGCTCGGTCATCATCTACGACGGTGAGCGAACTACGATGAAGGACTTCGAAGCCCCAGACGGCATGATTGGGCTGAACGTCCCGCTTCGCCGCCTCGCAGAAGAGGCCGGGGGAGCCATCATGCAGAACATCGTCGCTCTCGGCGCGGCGTGTGAAGTCTCCGAGTTCCCCATCGAGAACCTCGATGAATCGCTCGAAAAGCGATTCGGACAGAAAGGTGGCTCCATCGTCGAGAACAACTCGAAAGCCGCGCGCGCGGGCCAGGAGTACGTCCGCGAGAACTACGACTTAGACCTCGATTACGAACTCGAAACCACCGACGCAGACTACGTGCTATTGAACGGTGACGAGGCGATTGGCATGGGCGCAATCGCGGCTGGCTGTCGGTTCTACGCTGGCTATCCAATCACGCCCGCGACCAACGTCATGGAGTACATGACCGGACGCGTAGAGCAGTTCGGTGGCGCTGTCGTCCAGGCAGAGGACGAACTGTCCGCCATCAACATGGCCCTCGGTGCGGCGCGCGCCGGTGCCCGTTCGATGACCGCAACCTCTGGGCCGGGCATCGACCTCATGACCGAGACGTTTGGCCTCATCGCAACGAGCGAGACGCCGCTCGTCATCACGAACGTCATGCGCTCTGGCCCATCCACTGGGATGCCAACCAAGCAAGAGCAAGGCGACTTAAATCAGATGCTCTACGGCGGCCATGGCGAGATTCCGCGCTTCGTCCTCACGCCAACGAGCATCTCCGAGTGTTTCCACAAGACCGTCGAAGCGTTCAACTTAGCAGAAAAGTACCAGACGCCGGTCTATCTGGCCGCAGACCTCGCGCTCGCCGTGAGCGAACAGACCTTCCCACCGGAAGAGTTCGACATGGACAAGGTCGAAATCGACCGCGGCAAGGTTGTCGACGAAGAGTCCCTTGGCGAGTGGGTCAACGACAAACAGCAGTTCAAGCCACACGCGCTCACCGAAGACGGCGTCTCGCCGCGCGCGTTCCCCGGCACGAAAGGCGGTGCGCACATGTCCACTGGTCTCGAACACGACGAACTCGGTCGTCGTACCGAGGACACGGATATGCGCGTAGAACAGGTCGACAAGCGCAACCGCAAAGTCGAGACGGCAATCGAAAACGAAGACTGGTCGCCACGCGAGTTCGGTGACGCAGACTCCGGTAATCTCGTCATCTCGTGGGGGTCGAACGAAGGCGCAATCCGCGAGGCGATGGAGTTCCTCGAAGAAGACGACGTCTCCGTGCGCTTCCTCTCTGTGCCGTACATCTTCCCACGGCCAGATCTGACCGAGGAAATCGCCGCTGCAGACGACGTTATCGTCGTCGAATGTAACGCGACCGGTCAGTTCGCAGACCTCATCGAACACGACGCACTTCGCCGCGTAAAGCGCCTAAACAAGTACAACGGTGTCCGCTTCAAGGCAGACGAGCTGGCAGCAAAAATTAAACAGGCTCTCTCCGAGTCTGTGGAGGCAACCCCATGA
- a CDS encoding FAD-dependent oxidoreductase, whose amino-acid sequence MEPREVTVAANRRVGPDTVALDVKTPDGFSAEPGQFVKLTLDVEGESVSRFYTLSSPSVTDTFELTVGIDPEGDVAPHIEALEAGDTVTIAGPFGNDYYEGEARVVILAGGPGVGPAIGIAERALEDGGEAGIVYLDDAPVHEARLAALEEQGAAVFILDAGESMTDAVASVLTGDEQLFIYGFADFLDAATDALQAAGADPETAKVENFG is encoded by the coding sequence ATGGAACCACGCGAAGTAACCGTCGCTGCGAATCGCCGCGTCGGCCCAGATACGGTCGCACTGGACGTGAAAACGCCGGATGGCTTCAGCGCAGAGCCCGGCCAGTTCGTCAAACTCACCCTTGACGTAGAGGGTGAATCCGTCTCACGCTTCTATACGCTCTCCTCTCCGAGCGTGACCGACACCTTCGAACTCACCGTCGGCATCGACCCCGAAGGAGATGTCGCCCCGCACATCGAAGCGCTCGAAGCCGGAGACACGGTCACCATCGCCGGGCCATTCGGCAACGACTACTACGAAGGTGAGGCGCGCGTCGTCATCCTCGCGGGCGGCCCCGGCGTCGGGCCAGCAATCGGCATCGCAGAGCGCGCGCTCGAAGACGGCGGCGAAGCGGGCATCGTCTATCTCGACGACGCGCCCGTCCACGAAGCCAGACTCGCCGCGCTCGAAGAGCAGGGCGCAGCCGTGTTTATTCTCGACGCAGGCGAGTCGATGACCGACGCCGTTGCGTCGGTGCTGACCGGCGACGAACAGCTGTTCATCTACGGCTTTGCGGACTTCTTAGACGCCGCAACCGACGCCCTGCAGGCGGCAGGTGCAGACCCCGAAACCGCGAAAGTCGAGAACTTCGGCTAA
- a CDS encoding NUDIX hydrolase has translation MSHTPHAEREATRLTDRLCADYGDLPDVYEETLAISGARFDGFWDYAEDGFVSAAGARVVDEAGRLLMLRDRDDPNDWTFPGGGVEPDDESLEATAVREAQEETGIECESTGVCLPYRFYYTTDTRDETILAFGVFFDAIATGGAFSTPNDEVLEARWFETPPPLDTIPVMLRPTVEAWESAQAGERTDAESK, from the coding sequence GTGTCCCACACCCCGCACGCAGAGCGAGAAGCCACGCGGCTCACAGACCGCCTGTGCGCCGACTACGGCGACCTGCCCGACGTGTACGAGGAGACACTGGCAATCTCGGGCGCGCGCTTTGACGGCTTCTGGGACTACGCTGAGGACGGCTTCGTCTCGGCGGCTGGCGCGCGCGTCGTAGACGAGGCGGGGCGTCTGCTCATGCTGCGCGACCGGGACGACCCGAATGACTGGACGTTCCCCGGTGGCGGGGTCGAACCCGACGACGAGTCGCTCGAAGCCACGGCAGTGCGCGAGGCACAAGAGGAGACGGGCATCGAGTGCGAGTCGACCGGCGTGTGTCTCCCCTACCGCTTTTACTACACGACCGACACGCGCGACGAGACGATTCTCGCGTTCGGCGTGTTTTTCGACGCGATAGCCACCGGCGGCGCGTTCTCGACGCCGAACGACGAGGTGCTAGAAGCGCGGTGGTTCGAGACGCCGCCGCCGCTCGACACCATCCCAGTGATGCTCCGGCCGACGGTCGAGGCGTGGGAGTCAGCGCAGGCCGGAGAGCGCACCGATGCCGAATCCAAGTAG
- a CDS encoding LysE family translocator: MPAPLETFVLGAVFGVSIAAPVGPIGILCIQRTLTRGWRSGVVSGLGAASADAMYGAVVAFGVTVISSLLLAYASPLRLVGGLLLICLGVQTLRASPATEPADESSGCGLVSDYTTTLALTLANPVTILAFVAIVTGYSVAVGSAVEAGALVAGVFLGSVAWWLFLATLVLRISARVTTQWLHWVNRAAGVVLLGFGIGALSGLR; this comes from the coding sequence ATGCCCGCACCGCTTGAGACGTTCGTGCTCGGGGCGGTGTTCGGCGTCTCCATCGCCGCGCCGGTTGGCCCAATCGGGATTCTCTGTATCCAGCGGACGCTGACTCGCGGCTGGCGGTCGGGCGTCGTCTCGGGGCTTGGTGCGGCGTCTGCGGACGCGATGTACGGCGCGGTTGTCGCCTTTGGCGTGACGGTAATTTCGTCGCTGCTGCTCGCTTATGCGTCACCGCTGCGGCTGGTTGGCGGGCTGTTGCTCATCTGCCTCGGGGTTCAGACGCTCCGAGCGTCACCGGCCACCGAGCCAGCAGACGAATCGAGTGGCTGTGGCCTCGTTTCTGACTACACCACGACGCTCGCGCTCACGCTTGCGAACCCCGTCACGATTCTCGCGTTCGTCGCCATCGTCACGGGCTACAGTGTGGCCGTTGGCTCCGCGGTCGAAGCCGGGGCGCTCGTCGCAGGGGTCTTTCTCGGGTCGGTCGCGTGGTGGCTGTTTCTCGCAACGCTCGTCTTGCGCATCAGCGCGCGCGTGACGACGCAGTGGCTCCACTGGGTCAATCGCGCCGCAGGAGTGGTGCTACTTGGATTCGGCATCGGTGCGCTCTCCGGCCTGCGCTGA
- a CDS encoding VOC family protein: protein MPTVKALGEIAFRTESLDEMVEFYENVVGLSLLKRGDTYAFFDLGESYGGHTQVFVLFDRTELDEYEGLDKRHTTMDHVAFAIDLADFDSEKDRLEAAGLDVRTATHGWVKWRSLYFEDPDGHSVEFVAYDESVPTDE, encoded by the coding sequence ATGCCCACCGTCAAAGCCCTCGGCGAAATCGCCTTCCGCACGGAATCGCTCGACGAGATGGTGGAGTTCTACGAGAACGTGGTCGGCTTGTCCCTGCTGAAACGCGGCGACACGTACGCCTTTTTCGACCTCGGTGAGTCCTACGGCGGGCACACGCAGGTGTTCGTCCTGTTCGACCGCACCGAGTTGGACGAGTATGAGGGACTCGACAAACGGCACACGACGATGGACCACGTCGCCTTCGCCATCGACCTCGCGGACTTCGACTCGGAGAAAGACCGACTGGAAGCCGCGGGCCTCGACGTTCGGACGGCGACCCACGGCTGGGTCAAGTGGCGCTCGCTCTACTTCGAGGACCCGGACGGCCACTCAGTTGAGTTCGTCGCCTACGACGAGTCGGTTCCGACGGACGAGTAA
- the mce gene encoding methylmalonyl-CoA epimerase encodes MHFDHAGIATDDADALIDLYGDLFSMPAVHEEEFGDLRVVFLDCGDGYFELLEPIEEGTVSRYLEKNGPGIHHLALATDDIDAALDNARDHGVTLIDEEPRPGAWGHDVAFLHPKSTGGILIEFVQH; translated from the coding sequence ATGCACTTCGACCACGCGGGGATTGCCACCGACGACGCAGACGCGCTCATCGACCTGTACGGTGACCTGTTTTCGATGCCCGCCGTCCACGAAGAGGAGTTCGGTGACCTGCGCGTCGTCTTCTTAGACTGCGGCGACGGCTACTTCGAACTACTCGAACCAATCGAGGAGGGCACGGTGTCGCGCTACCTCGAAAAAAACGGGCCGGGCATCCACCACCTCGCGCTGGCGACCGACGACATCGACGCCGCGCTCGACAACGCCCGCGACCACGGCGTGACGCTCATCGACGAGGAGCCGCGCCCCGGCGCGTGGGGCCATGACGTGGCCTTCCTCCACCCAAAATCGACCGGCGGTATTCTCATCGAGTTCGTCCAACACTAA
- a CDS encoding acyl-CoA mutase large subunit family protein: MFDPDELAQIREEKETWEDAQVSPTVERFGEREDEFTTDTGGQTVRRLYTPADIADLDYDADIGFPAQEPYTRGVYSTMYRGRLWTMRQYAGFSTAEATNERFNYLLDSGSSGLSMAFDLPTQMGYDSDATMAQGEVGKSGVAIDSLADMETVFDGIPLDEVSTSMTINAPASILLAMYIAVGDNQGVSREQLRGTIQNDILKEYVARNTYIFPPEPSMRIITDIFEFCAEEVPKFNTISISGYHIREAGSTAAQELAFTLGDGIEYVEAALDAGLDVDDFAPQLSFFFNAHNNIFEEVAKFRAARRLWARIMEERFDAQNPKSKQLKFHTQTGGSTLTAQQVENNVVRVAYQALAAVLGGTQSLHTNGKDEAISLPTEQSVQTALRTQQILAHESGAADTIDPLAGSYYVESLTDTLEEEAMALIEDVDERGGMREAIEDQWVQRQIQDVAFERQKEIENEERIIVGVNKYRVDEDPQPDIQEVTEEDERRQISRLEDVKADRDEEAVEAALEALTDAAEGDENLMPYIIDAVKAYATTGEVSNTLRDVFGEYRPGAAL; this comes from the coding sequence ATGTTTGACCCCGACGAGCTTGCGCAGATTCGGGAGGAAAAAGAGACGTGGGAGGACGCACAGGTCTCCCCGACCGTCGAACGATTTGGTGAGCGCGAAGACGAGTTCACGACCGATACGGGCGGTCAGACCGTCAGGCGTCTCTATACGCCTGCCGACATTGCAGACCTCGACTACGACGCAGACATCGGCTTCCCGGCGCAGGAACCCTACACGCGCGGCGTCTACTCCACCATGTATCGCGGGCGGCTCTGGACGATGCGCCAGTACGCCGGATTCTCCACCGCAGAAGCGACCAACGAGCGGTTCAACTACCTCCTCGACAGCGGGTCGTCCGGGCTCTCGATGGCCTTCGACTTGCCGACGCAGATGGGCTACGACTCAGACGCGACGATGGCGCAGGGCGAAGTCGGGAAGTCCGGTGTCGCCATCGACTCGCTCGCGGACATGGAAACGGTGTTCGACGGGATTCCACTCGACGAGGTTTCGACGAGTATGACCATCAACGCGCCCGCCTCCATCCTGCTCGCCATGTACATCGCCGTTGGCGATAATCAGGGCGTCTCTCGCGAGCAGTTGCGTGGGACGATTCAAAACGATATTCTCAAAGAGTACGTCGCGCGCAACACCTACATCTTCCCGCCAGAGCCGTCGATGCGCATCATCACGGACATCTTCGAATTCTGTGCAGAGGAAGTCCCCAAATTCAACACCATTTCCATCTCTGGCTACCACATCCGCGAGGCCGGTTCGACAGCCGCCCAAGAACTCGCCTTCACGCTTGGTGACGGCATCGAGTACGTCGAAGCCGCCTTGGACGCGGGCCTCGACGTGGACGACTTCGCGCCACAACTCTCCTTTTTCTTCAACGCCCACAACAACATCTTCGAAGAGGTCGCCAAGTTCCGCGCCGCCCGCCGCCTCTGGGCACGCATCATGGAAGAGCGCTTTGACGCACAGAACCCGAAATCGAAGCAGCTCAAGTTCCACACCCAGACCGGTGGCTCGACCTTGACTGCCCAACAGGTCGAGAACAACGTCGTCCGCGTGGCGTATCAGGCGCTCGCGGCGGTTCTCGGCGGCACCCAAAGCCTCCACACCAACGGGAAAGACGAGGCCATCTCGTTGCCGACCGAACAGTCGGTGCAAACGGCCCTTCGCACCCAGCAGATCCTCGCCCACGAGTCGGGTGCGGCCGACACCATCGACCCGCTCGCAGGCTCCTACTACGTCGAGAGTCTGACCGACACCTTAGAAGAGGAAGCGATGGCGCTCATCGAGGACGTAGACGAGCGCGGCGGCATGCGCGAGGCAATCGAAGACCAGTGGGTCCAGCGCCAGATTCAGGACGTGGCCTTCGAGCGCCAGAAGGAAATCGAAAACGAGGAGCGCATCATCGTCGGCGTGAACAAGTATCGCGTCGACGAAGATCCACAGCCGGACATCCAAGAAGTGACCGAGGAAGACGAGCGCCGCCAGATTTCGCGGTTAGAGGACGTGAAGGCAGACCGCGACGAGGAAGCGGTCGAAGCCGCCCTCGAAGCACTCACAGACGCCGCAGAAGGCGACGAGAACCTCATGCCATACATCATCGACGCGGTGAAGGCTTACGCGACGACCGGCGAGGTGTCGAACACCCTGCGCGACGTGTTCGGTGAGTACCGCCCCGGCGCGGCGCTATAA
- a CDS encoding TIGR00366 family protein, translating to MAITDPIRRLGGIFAELSLRYVPNPYVLVIILTVLAFGGAIAVGSSPTAAMDAWVGGVWTLLGFMAAFAVTLMMGDAIAKSPAVTRFLARIAKLPSSPFTAVAFVSFVGMVAGLISWGLGLIVGAVMAKQVAYQGKEKGMNLHYPLLAAAGYTALMIWHSGLTTSSGLIMADPALIPPTFEAALAQFPNENVMENGFSLGRTIGHPVNLVTVGLMLVLIPPLMGALHPKEDDEIKTLPDKVYRQMSGDKAATDGGVAEESKTGVASGVAGTTFADKLNNSKILGLIIALFPLYYVIDAWILSGGGISSLTLNSINAMFIFLAMILWVTPKRIVQQMDESVENVGGIIFQFPFYAGISGLLTGTALTATIANFFASIATPTTWPVIGLISAGIVNIFVPSGGGQWVAQGPILLDTTAQLGMPLETAILIEMMGDQLTNMVQPFWALPLLALANLRARDIIGYSTVAMVGGFIIMAITMTVMLGLPAA from the coding sequence ATGGCAATCACAGATCCAATACGTCGTCTTGGTGGCATTTTCGCAGAGCTTTCACTGAGATACGTTCCAAACCCGTACGTTCTTGTAATAATATTAACAGTACTTGCATTTGGTGGTGCAATTGCTGTTGGGTCGTCCCCAACAGCCGCGATGGACGCCTGGGTCGGTGGCGTGTGGACGCTCCTTGGCTTCATGGCCGCGTTCGCCGTGACGCTGATGATGGGAGACGCTATCGCAAAATCACCTGCAGTAACTCGTTTCCTCGCACGGATTGCGAAGCTGCCATCCAGCCCGTTCACCGCGGTGGCCTTCGTTTCGTTCGTCGGAATGGTCGCTGGCCTCATCTCCTGGGGGCTTGGTCTCATCGTCGGTGCGGTGATGGCAAAGCAAGTCGCCTACCAGGGCAAAGAAAAGGGGATGAATCTTCACTACCCACTGCTCGCCGCAGCCGGGTACACCGCGCTCATGATTTGGCACTCCGGGCTGACCACCTCAAGTGGGCTCATCATGGCCGACCCAGCGCTCATCCCACCAACGTTCGAGGCGGCACTCGCGCAATTCCCGAACGAGAACGTCATGGAGAATGGCTTCTCGCTCGGTCGAACCATTGGCCACCCAGTGAACCTGGTGACGGTTGGCCTCATGCTCGTCCTCATCCCACCGCTGATGGGTGCACTTCACCCCAAAGAGGATGACGAAATCAAAACGCTGCCCGACAAAGTCTACCGGCAGATGTCCGGTGACAAAGCCGCCACCGACGGCGGCGTGGCAGAAGAATCGAAGACGGGCGTCGCATCCGGCGTTGCTGGGACGACGTTCGCAGACAAACTGAACAATTCGAAAATTCTCGGACTCATCATCGCACTGTTCCCACTCTACTATGTCATAGACGCGTGGATCCTCAGCGGAGGGGGCATTTCCAGCCTCACGCTGAACAGCATCAACGCGATGTTCATCTTCCTCGCGATGATTCTCTGGGTCACCCCAAAGCGCATCGTCCAGCAGATGGACGAATCCGTCGAAAACGTCGGTGGCATCATCTTCCAGTTCCCGTTCTACGCGGGTATCTCTGGACTGCTCACCGGCACCGCGCTGACCGCAACTATCGCGAACTTCTTCGCGTCCATCGCCACGCCAACGACGTGGCCAGTTATCGGCCTCATCAGCGCCGGAATCGTCAACATCTTCGTGCCATCCGGCGGTGGCCAGTGGGTCGCACAGGGTCCAATCCTGCTCGACACCACCGCACAACTCGGGATGCCACTCGAAACGGCAATCCTCATCGAGATGATGGGCGACCAGCTCACCAACATGGTGCAGCCGTTCTGGGCGCTCCCACTGTTGGCACTCGCAAACCTGCGTGCCCGTGACATCATCGGCTACTCCACGGTCGCAATGGTTGGCGGCTTCATCATCATGGCCATCACCATGACCGTGATGCTCGGCCTCCCAGCAGCGTAA